A window of Candidatus Kryptoniota bacterium genomic DNA:
GAAGGATGAAGAAACTTAACACCAGACAGAGCAGTAAGTTATTCGCGGAAGCAAAAAAATATCTTCCTGGCGGTGTAAACTCACCGGTGAGAGCTTTCAAATCCGTGAAGCGCGATCCGGTTTTCATCAGTAAGGCACGTGGACAATATTTGTTCGATGTTGACGGGAATAAATACATAGACTATGTCGGCTCGTGGGGACCCATGATTCTCGGGCACGCGCACCCCGACGTAGTCTCCGCTATCAGGAAGGCTGCGGCGGACGGCACGAGTTTCGGCGCGCCGACGAAGCTTGAGGTCGAGATGGCAAAGCTTGTCCGCAGGATGATGCCTTCGGTGGAAGTAGTAAGGATGGTCAACAGCGGGACAGAGGCGACCATGAGCGCTGTGAGGCTTGCACGCGCATTCACAAACCGCGAGAAGATCGTGAAGTTTGCCGGATGTTATCACGGCCACTTTGACAGCTTCCTCATAAAAGCCGGCTCGGGTGCGACCACTTTCGGAACGCCCGATTCACCCGGCGTTCCGAGAGAGCTTGCTGCCATGACGCTCGTCGCCGAATTCAACGATATCGAGTCTGTCGAGAGAGTTTTTGGAAACAACAAAGATCAAATTGCCGCCGTTATAGTTGAGCCGGTCGTCGGGAATATGGGTGTAGTCGTTCCGAGAGAAAATTTTCTAAATAGACTCCAGGAAATCGCGCATCAAAGCGGAGCCTTGCTGATCTTCGACGAGGTGATGACCGGATTCAGGCTTGCACCGGGTGGAGCCCAACAAGTCTTCGGCATAAAACCCGACTTGACCACATTCGGAAAAATAATAGGCGCGGGACTCCCCGTCGGCGCTTACGGCGGGAGGGAGGACATCATGAGAATGATCTCGCCGGACGGACCTGTTTACCAGGCGGGAACATTGTCGGGAAATCCCCTCGCGATGGCTGCGGGCATCGCGCAGCTGAAGATCCTCGAGAGACAAAAGGGTCTCTATAAGCGGCTCGAGAGATCTGGAAAGCTCCTGGAAGATGGCGTGCGTGAAAATTTGAAAAAGCTTGGCTTGAACTACCGCTTCAATCGATTCGCCTCAATGTTTACGTTGTTCTTCACGAGTGAAGAGGTAAAGGATTTCCGTTCGGCACTGACAAGCGACACGGAAAAATACGCCGTATATTTCGGGGAGATGCTTAATAGAGGAATTTACCTGCCGCCGTCACAATTCGAGGCCGCGTTCATCTCGACGGCACATACCGAATCTGACATTAAGAGGACAGTGAGCGCGAACTTCGAGTCGCTGAAAAGCCTACGATGAGATTTCGCAGCTGGGGGTAGCTGAACTGAATGATCCTCGTTGAGGGGACCATAAAAGTCATTTTGCCGCGGGAGGAATCTGATTCTGCGCGGGCCCGGTTGTAACAGTCGGCTTTTTTCTTCCCCTGTACATGATTCCGAATGGTACCACCACAATGTAACCGATGAAAAGAAGTATCGGAACCAGGTTCAGAGGAATGAATCCGTAGACCGTATTATTCGTGGCAAGGATGACGTAGCTTGCGATTATCAGGAGAGCACCACCGATGATTATCTTGTAGTTGATAGGTTTCAGAGGCATCTCACCCGACACCTTCGACTTTTTCTGCTTTTCTACGCGTCTCGTTTTGATTGCTCTTGCCATTTCTGTTTTTCCTTTTCATTAATATACAGTCCAACCGGGATTTATTTCAACAGAGAATCTCACGGGCTTTGTCAGCAATCGAGATCTCGGGTCATCGGGATATTTGGGAGTGTCTGAGCTTAACTTCTAATGCAATCTTGGGCTGCGAAGCGGTGGCATTACTTCAGAATTAGTCTACTAGTAACGAAAATAATCCCGACTTGATAAAATCATTATTCCACTTATCAGGACCTAGATGATTACTTCAAATATTTTCTGGAATAATTGAATCCATTCTGAATTAGCTGGACAGCGTCCGGGAATTTCTCTGGATTGAAAGTCTGAGCAAGCTTCCATAGTTTGTGTCGGTCAGCGGACTGCTATTTGCCCTCATCGAATGGAATTGCGAAGGGCCATGAATTAGGTTTCTCTTGAAACCAGAGTGAGGCGGGCCGTTAAGTTCCTGAAACTGATTCAGCTGGACGGAGCGCCGGTCAAACTTAGGTATGCAAATATGCCCAGACATCTTTCTCTCCAGATAATCCTGTCGCTCACGGTAATTGTCGTCGTCGTCGAGGGTGTCTCCGGTTACATAAGTCTGAAGAACCAGGAAAGGCAGATCCTCCAGGCTATGATAAACGGGGCGGATCAGCTGTCGCGTGGGATAACGAGTGCGACATGGCACGCGATGCTTGCTGATGACAGGAGCTCGTCGTACCAGGTCATGCAGACAATCGCCTCAAATCCGGGGATCATCAGGATACGTATCTTCAACCGGGAAGGCCGGGTCATGTTCTCGACCAAACCCGAAGATTCGAAGCAGGTTGATAAAGGTGCTGAGGCATGCGCCATGTGTCATTCGTCGACCGAGCCGCTCGTAAACATCGATGCTTCCTCAAGGGCTCGAGTCATGCCCTCAACCGGGAACGGGAGGCAGCTCGCACTGGTAACCCCCATTTATAACGAGCCTGCGTGCAGCAACGCCGTTTGTCACGCTCATCCGGCCTCAACTAGTGTGCTCGGTGTCCTCGACGTCGCCTTCGACCTGAAACCGCTCGACAGCGAGATGGATGCGGCACGGGCGGGAGTACTTGTCGTAGCGGCCATCCAGATTCTCTTCATTGGATTATTTATCGTGTTCTTCACGAAACGTTTTCTCGATAGGCCGATTCACAAACTGATCGCAGGAACGCATGCCGTAAGCGAGATGCAGCTCGATCAGAAGATAGAGATCAATTCAAGTGTGGAGCTGGGTGAACTTGCGCGCTCGTTCAATCTGATGAGCTCTCGGCTGGGCAAGGCGATGGGCGACCTTAACGATGCCGCCGAGATTCTGGAGAAGAAAGTGGACGAACGTACCCGCCAGCTCGAGATCGCCCACAAGAAACTTCTCCAGAGCGATCGGCTGGCGTCTCTCGGCCAGCTGTCCGCGACTGTCGCTCACGAAATTAACAATCCGATTTCCGGTGTGCTCAATCTTGCGATGCTGCTCGAGAGGATACTTAAGGATGACGGCGTACCGAAGGAACGCATCGACGAGTTCAGGAAATATCTGGGGGAGATTGTAAGAGAAACGGCGAGGGTGGGGCGCATAGTAACCGATCTCCTGGCGTTCTCTCGAAGATCGAAACCGCAAAGCGCAAATGTTGATCTGAACGGCGTCATTAGAAACACAATGCGACTTCTCAGTCACCGCCTCGAGATGGGGAACATCAAGCTGACACTTTGTCTTGCGGATAACCTTCCGAAAATTGAATGCGACGTTTCCCAAATGCAGCAGGTAATAATCAATCTGATAATGAACGCCGCGGAAGCCTGCGCCGCTACAGGCGTCGGCGAAGTAAACGTGGCGACGAGGGAGGAAGCAGACTCGGTAGTGCTAGAGGTTTCCGACAACGGTGAAGGAATACCGAAGGAAATACTTCCGAAAATCTACGATCCATTCTTTACCACGAAAGGCGAGGGAAAAGGCGTCGGGTTGGGACTATCGGTGGTATACGGTATCGTCGATGCTCACAACGGAGACATCGAGGTGAAAAGCGATGTCGGAAAGGGGGCCGTCTTCAAGGTCACATTGCCTGTACGTCGAGCTGCTGTGGAGAGCGGAAATAGTTCTGATGCAAACGGCGGCAATGGGACCTCCGCTTAGCTATCCATGGGTTCGATCTATTGTGTGCCGGTAGGGAATGTGAATAAAGATATGATCACAATGGCAGAGCGATACCTGAACGGCATGTTCGGAATGCACGTAGAGTCTTGCAGCCCAATGCCTGATCCTTTATTTGCTCTCGACGAAAAGAGGAAGCAATATAGCTCGACTCTGATACTCCGTAAACTCGCCGAACGCCGCGATGACCGTGCCGTTAGGTACCTTGGCCTGACCGAACTGGATCTTTACATACCCATGCTTACTTTTGTGTATGGTCAGGCGCAGCTTTCCTTACCGACCGATCCTGTGTTCGCCCACGGGAGAGTCGCCGTCGTATCGCTTGCTAGACTCGCGCCGGAATTTTATGAGCTACCACCGGATAGAGATCTGACGGCGAGAAGGGCAAGGAAGGAAATTGCGCACGAGATCGGACACACGCTCGGTCTGGTACACTGTGGAAATCGGTCCTGCCTCATGTCGCTTGCCACTGAAATACTCGAGCTTGATATGAAATCTCAGGATTTTTGCCGGGACTGCTGGAACAAGTTGCAGGAAAATTTGACGTTACTTGGAGCGGAAACAAATCACCGTGAGAATTTGGAGTCTTGATATGAAAACGCAATGGGAAATACTGGTTGTGGATGACGAAGAAGTAATGAGAGAGTCTCTGGTCGCATGGCTCCGCGAAGACGGTTACGGTGTCGACTCCGCAGCGTCAGGTAAGGCAGCTATCGATAAGTCTAATGAAAAAGATTATGCCATCTATTTCGTAGATCTCAAAATGCCGGGCGGTATCGATGGTATCGAGACCATGATGGAGATCAGGAAGATGCATCCCGACGCTTCGATCATAATCATAACGGCGTATGCCACGGTAGATACTGCAATACTCGCCATGAAAGAAGGTGCCCAGGAATATATTGTCAAGCCGTGTAACCCCAAAGAGATTTCCATCCTGGTCGAACGGATAATAAAAGTCAAGAATCTTCAGCGAGAGAATTTGATTCTCCGCAAAAGACTCACGGGTCAATACAGTTTCCACGACATAATAAGTAAAAATTCAAGGATGAGAGAAATTTTCCAGCTCGTTCAGGAAATCGCGAGTCTGAGAAGTACCGTCTTAATCCAGGGAGAAAGCGGAACGGGGAAGGAGCTCGTTGCGCGTGCGATCCATTATTCCGGTGAGCGGGCCTCGAAGCCATTCGTTGGCGTTTCATGTGCAGCACTCGCCGAGACGCTTCTTGAATCGGAGCTGTTCGGGCACGAGAGGGGTTCGTTTACAGGCGCATTGTCACAGAAGAAAGGAAAATTCGAGCTCGCTGACGGCGGCACAATTTTCCTCGACGAGATTGGAGACGTCTCGCCGAAACTGCAGCTCGATCTCCTTCGCGTGCTCCAGGAAAAGTGCTTTTATCGCGTCGGAGGGACTGAAGAACTCAACGTGGACGTAAGAGTGATCGCTGCGACAAATCTTGACCTCGATGAGGCGGTCAGGTCGGGGAATTTCCGCGACGATCTGTACTATCGTCTCAATGTCATCAACATTCAAATCCCGCCTCTCAGATCCAGACGTGAAGACATACCCCTCCTCGCCCGGAGTTTCGCGGAGAGGATATCGCACGAACTAGGGAAGGAAATCGATGACATCTCTGAATCCGGTCTGAAAGTTCTAATGGATTACAACTGGCCCGGAAATGTCAGGGAACTTGAGAACTCGATCGAGCGCGCGATCGTCACCAGCAGGAACCGGCTTTTGACCGAAGAAGATTTCGAGTTCATGAAGGAAAACGGATCAAGAAATCATTCGTGGATGGCGCCGGATAATATCTCTCTCGAAGAAATGGAGAAACAGGTTATCGAGGCGACGATCAGGCGAACCGGAGGCAACATAAAAGAGGCGGCATCCATTCTCTGCATCGATAGATCAACTCTCTACGAAAAGATCAAGAGATATGCGATAGAGAGGTAGTTCCGCCCGCCGATCTGGTCTACGGTTCGAGAAACATTTCCCCGAGCACCGAGTCCCAGTTTATGCCGGGGTATTCGCGAGGCAGATCGTTCATAAGTTCACCTCCGTCTGCAAGGCTTGATCCCACCTTCTCATTTGCGAAAGCCGCCTCGAGTCTCTCGATTTCTCTTAAGATCCAGGGCCTGATCTCACATCCCTTGAGAAGATGACGAAGATCGGCGATGCCGTCGGGCTTCACTTTAAGGTAGTAGCTATCTTCGTCCCCGCCCGTCGCCACGACTTTTCCATCCACCGGTGAAAGGATTCGTATCCTTGCCCCGGCTTTCTCTAAATGCCAGCCCGTTCCGTTCACTTCCAGCTCGGTGCCTATTTCGGGAAGCTCTACACTGTCGGGATTACCGAGAATCTTCTTTCCAAAGTCGTCGAGACCGACAGATAGCATACCGTCAGATTCACATTTCACCCACGCATGCCCCCGGTGATACATCCTGTCTTGAGGCATATTCAACCCGAATATTTTGGACTCGCCCGGACCGACCCCGGTTATCGACGCGTGACTGACAGCTCTTTCAGCGGCGAGCGACGGATGCAGATCGCAAACGCGACAGTCGAAACCGTTTGGGCATTTCCTGTTTGTTATTTCTCCCGTCAACACGTGCCTGCAGATCCTGGCGCGATCTGAAAGGTCATTGAATTCGTCGTGCCACTTCAGCTCGTCGACCTGTCTGGCGGTCATTTTGCGCGATGCGCATATGCTTGCCGTGGCGAGAGCGGTGAGAATTACTATTACCACCGAAAAGAATATTGAAAGGAAAATTATGTTGCCTGCGTCCCACGTAAATCCGTAAACCCACGGAAACATTTTACCCTCGATGTGATTTGTTATTAGGAAATGACATCTTCTATCTTGCGTTCACTCCGTAAACACCTTTGCTTTTGACCTGTATCTCTGACTTCTGTTTTTTGAATTTTGAGATCTCATCAGTTCAGTTTCGTCTCCTCCGGAAATAATCTCAGGTACCTGAATGAAAATGAATAGACGAGGACACCGTACGCAACAACGAATAGAAATGTGGCCACTTCCTGCCAGCTGGGGGAATAAAGCATGAACTTGTCGAAAGGAAGTGTCGGGACTGCTAGAGTCTGTATCGTCATGACAAACCTGTTCACCAGAATTCCGCAGCAGACGAGAATCGATCCGAATACGAGCCACCTTACATCAAGTCGCTTGTTGCCGGTGAGGAAGAGAATCGACGGAACGAAACCGAATGCGATTATCTCCGTGAACAATATCCAGATGCTGAACGGCTTCCGTTCAAAGAAACCGATCGCGGACAATCCGAGCGCGGGCGCGGTGCCGTTTATCCAGAAAAGGGTGTCCATAGATTTCAGGAGAACATAGAAAAGAAGTATTCCTCCTGATATCCTGGCGAGCAGGCGGAACACTTCCTCTGTGACAAGCCGTTTCCCGCTGAGCTTTGACACGATCCATGTTGTCAGGAGAATGAAGCTTGGTCCGGCTGCTGCCGCTGAAATGATAAACAGAAAAAACGTCGTGGGCCAGATCGCAATGCTCTCTCTGAACGCAAAGGGGCGACCTTGCAAAACGCCGTACAGTCCACCGAGCGAACCCTGGTGGAAGAAAGATAGAAATGTACCGACGCCTGCAAACACAGGCATGACCTTATGAAGCTCGAATTCAAAAACCAGGAACGAAGGGATCTCTTTCAGTTTCCTGTTCTTGAAAACGAGAGGCGCATATTCGATCACGAGCACCGTAAGATAGCAGGTTATGCAGAATGTCACTTCGGTAAGCATCGAATGGACATTTGGATGCCAGAACGTGAACCATGCTCGCAGAGGTTGGCCGACATCGACACCGAGAATGAGCACGGCGCCGCTATAGCAGATGAGTCCAAGGACCACCGCGCTGTTTATGACCGCCCTCAGCTGATGTTTCCTCAGGATGTACAAAAGAAAACCGGTGAAGAACGCGCCGGCGCCGAGAGCGATTACCGAAAGATCGAGAAAGATCCAGAGACCGAACGCAAATCGATTGTCCATGTTCGTTTGGTTGAGTCCCTTCGCGAGGCATAAGTATATTGCGTACATCCCGAGGGCAAGCAGCATTGTCCATGGGATTATCCAGTAAACAAATTTCCGGAAGGGAGCGCGATCGAGACCGCGAGCGACAAGTGAGCTATCCATTTTCGCTGTCCTTCCTCACAAGTCCGCTTTTGCCGAACTTTCGAACCCATTCTCTCTCTGAGTGAAAATAAACCTTTGGGCCGGTTCCCAGGTTTTCCAGAAGCCTGAAACTATTCCGATCCTGTGATATCTTCGCCGCCTCAGAACTTTCGTCCAGGAGATCGCCGAACGTTATTGCGCCCACCGGACATGCTTCGACACAAGCCGGCACATAGTCCCGCGGATCTATTTCCGATTTTCCCTCAACTGCCGCCTTCTCCCGCGCTGCTTGCAAACGATGGAAACAGAAGTTGCATTTCTCCACGACGCCTCTCATTCGCGGGGAAACATCTGGATTCAACGTCTTCACCGTTTCTCCAGGCCATGTCGGATCCCACCAGTTGAAAAACCGCGCATGATATGGACATGCCGTCATGCAGTAACGGCAGCCCAGGCATCTCACCGGAATCTGTCCGACGATCCCTGTCGCCTCGTCGACCTCAACCGCTTTCTGCGGGCAGACCGACACGCATGGTGTGTGGTGTTCGCATTGCTGGCACGATATCGGGAAGAAAACGGATTGTGTGTCAGGATATGGCAAACCGTTGTTCGCCCTGTAAACCCTGATCGGAGTTATGCCGGTACGCTCGTTCGAGCTGATGGGACCAGGTGCGACGTTGTTCTCCACTGAGCACGCGACCATGCACGCACCGCAGCCAGTGCACAGGTCCACGTCGATGACCATCCCGTATCGGGATTTTCTATTTGTGAAGACTTTACCTCGTGCTTTTTGATTTTCATATGTTACGACGGGGTTATTTCCGCTCTTGTCGTTTTCCATGTCGAATCACTTTCTATTTTGCAGATGTCAAGGATTCCTTGTTCCGGTTGTCCTTCGATGCGCGTGAAGCTGCCCGGGCCAGGTCCCACCGCGGCCTGAATTATCCCTGGCATGATGGATTCGTCGAACAAAACTATTACATCGATCTTTCCGGTTTGAGTCGTGATTGTAGCATTCCCGCCTTCGGCCAAGCTTTTCTCTATGCCGGTCCGAGGGTTTACCGAGGCGACTCTGTTAATCATTCTCAGGTCCGATTCTTTGAATATCTTACTCATGAGAGGATGAGATTGACCGAATGAACCGGCTCCTTTCGAGCCGCAAGGCAGGAGTATTAATGATCGGTCAGACTTAGTGTCATTCATCTCATCGACGAGCCTCTTCAACTCTGCCTCCGGATCCTTCATGGTACTGCCCGGATTGCCCTGGTGCAGCTGAGAGTATTTAGGCTGCTCTTCATTTATCCAACAGCCCCCATTTGCTAGAACACTCATGAACTTTTCAGAAGAAGCAAAAGCGCCGAGCTCGATGTTCTTACCTGAGGAGGCGTCGAACACGTTGCCGGCTTTCAGCTTAAAAATATTATCGGCGCGTTCTTTCAGCAGTACAGCCATCGAGCTATTTACCATCAGTTCGTCCGTTATTGGAATGGTGACTCCGGCTATACGCTTCAAGAATTCGAGAGGGTGAATCGCCTTTTCAGGCGGCGTCAAGATCGGGATAGACAAGCTGTACGATGAATAAGGAAATCCTGCCGGAGTCGGCGAATCGGAATGCGTTTCCATGTTTGCCGGCGATGGAATTAGGTAATCCGCGTGAATCGCTGCTCCGGCAAGATGGGGGGAAAGACTGACCACGACCGGTCCGGTCGTCTGGAGTTTCTGTCGGATCAGTGGCCAGGGTATAGCGTACCCCGACTCGGAGCCGTCCATAACTAGAATCTTTATAGAATGATCTGGAATCTTGGAGAGTAAAGTCTCCGCTGCCAGTTCCTTTTTCCACATGGCGGGGACGGGAACATTATTTCTTGGGATGATCGGTTTATTGTCTCCGACAGAGCCGAGGAGCAAATTCAAACTCATGAAAACCAATTCCTCTGCTTCTCCAAACGGTCCTCCTCCAGGATCGCCGCTGAAAAGGACGAGAGACGGCTTGTTCTTCGCAAGTTCTCTCGCGACTTCAATAATCTTCCCGCCGGAGACACCCGTCGCGCCGGCAACCTCATCAGGTGTATATCGATCAATCGTGTCTACAAATGGCGACCCCGATGTGGTGCGACGATCTCGACTCACACTTCCCAGTGGTTTAAAGTCGCAAAGTTTCTCTTCCTTCATTATGTGCATCAAACCGATCGCGAAGATGGCTTCCATCCCGGGCTTGACTGCTACCCATTCGTCTGCGAGCTCAGCACTCCGTGACCTGGTCGACTCGACCTGTATCACTCTCAACGGATTCTTACTTCCCGCCGCATGTCTTCGAGTTAATTCTGAAGATTGTCCGGCCGTCCCCCAGCCATCGAGCACCGGCGTGCGGAAGCTGATGATCGTTCTCACGTTTCTCGTATCAATTCCGTACTCGTGACGACCGTGGCCAAGGATGCTATCGACAACACGCACAGGAACACCTTCATGCTGGTCGGGGACGACATACACACCGTTCGAGAATTTCGAAAGAAAATTCCTGTAGGCGTATGAAATTGTCCTTTGCGGCCGCATGTCGAGA
This region includes:
- a CDS encoding ATP-binding protein, producing the protein MRRAVKFLKLIQLDGAPVKLRYANMPRHLSLQIILSLTVIVVVVEGVSGYISLKNQERQILQAMINGADQLSRGITSATWHAMLADDRSSSYQVMQTIASNPGIIRIRIFNREGRVMFSTKPEDSKQVDKGAEACAMCHSSTEPLVNIDASSRARVMPSTGNGRQLALVTPIYNEPACSNAVCHAHPASTSVLGVLDVAFDLKPLDSEMDAARAGVLVVAAIQILFIGLFIVFFTKRFLDRPIHKLIAGTHAVSEMQLDQKIEINSSVELGELARSFNLMSSRLGKAMGDLNDAAEILEKKVDERTRQLEIAHKKLLQSDRLASLGQLSATVAHEINNPISGVLNLAMLLERILKDDGVPKERIDEFRKYLGEIVRETARVGRIVTDLLAFSRRSKPQSANVDLNGVIRNTMRLLSHRLEMGNIKLTLCLADNLPKIECDVSQMQQVIINLIMNAAEACAATGVGEVNVATREEADSVVLEVSDNGEGIPKEILPKIYDPFFTTKGEGKGVGLGLSVVYGIVDAHNGDIEVKSDVGKGAVFKVTLPVRRAAVESGNSSDANGGNGTSA
- the hemL gene encoding glutamate-1-semialdehyde 2,1-aminomutase, with product MKKLNTRQSSKLFAEAKKYLPGGVNSPVRAFKSVKRDPVFISKARGQYLFDVDGNKYIDYVGSWGPMILGHAHPDVVSAIRKAAADGTSFGAPTKLEVEMAKLVRRMMPSVEVVRMVNSGTEATMSAVRLARAFTNREKIVKFAGCYHGHFDSFLIKAGSGATTFGTPDSPGVPRELAAMTLVAEFNDIESVERVFGNNKDQIAAVIVEPVVGNMGVVVPRENFLNRLQEIAHQSGALLIFDEVMTGFRLAPGGAQQVFGIKPDLTTFGKIIGAGLPVGAYGGREDIMRMISPDGPVYQAGTLSGNPLAMAAGIAQLKILERQKGLYKRLERSGKLLEDGVRENLKKLGLNYRFNRFASMFTLFFTSEEVKDFRSALTSDTEKYAVYFGEMLNRGIYLPPSQFEAAFISTAHTESDIKRTVSANFESLKSLR
- a CDS encoding sigma-54 dependent transcriptional regulator, whose protein sequence is MKTQWEILVVDDEEVMRESLVAWLREDGYGVDSAASGKAAIDKSNEKDYAIYFVDLKMPGGIDGIETMMEIRKMHPDASIIIITAYATVDTAILAMKEGAQEYIVKPCNPKEISILVERIIKVKNLQRENLILRKRLTGQYSFHDIISKNSRMREIFQLVQEIASLRSTVLIQGESGTGKELVARAIHYSGERASKPFVGVSCAALAETLLESELFGHERGSFTGALSQKKGKFELADGGTIFLDEIGDVSPKLQLDLLRVLQEKCFYRVGGTEELNVDVRVIAATNLDLDEAVRSGNFRDDLYYRLNVINIQIPPLRSRREDIPLLARSFAERISHELGKEIDDISESGLKVLMDYNWPGNVRELENSIERAIVTSRNRLLTEEDFEFMKENGSRNHSWMAPDNISLEEMEKQVIEATIRRTGGNIKEAASILCIDRSTLYEKIKRYAIER
- the nrfD gene encoding NrfD/PsrC family molybdoenzyme membrane anchor subunit, translated to MDSSLVARGLDRAPFRKFVYWIIPWTMLLALGMYAIYLCLAKGLNQTNMDNRFAFGLWIFLDLSVIALGAGAFFTGFLLYILRKHQLRAVINSAVVLGLICYSGAVLILGVDVGQPLRAWFTFWHPNVHSMLTEVTFCITCYLTVLVIEYAPLVFKNRKLKEIPSFLVFEFELHKVMPVFAGVGTFLSFFHQGSLGGLYGVLQGRPFAFRESIAIWPTTFFLFIISAAAAGPSFILLTTWIVSKLSGKRLVTEEVFRLLARISGGILLFYVLLKSMDTLFWINGTAPALGLSAIGFFERKPFSIWILFTEIIAFGFVPSILFLTGNKRLDVRWLVFGSILVCCGILVNRFVMTIQTLAVPTLPFDKFMLYSPSWQEVATFLFVVAYGVLVYSFSFRYLRLFPEETKLN
- a CDS encoding glycine cleavage system protein H, which codes for MFPWVYGFTWDAGNIIFLSIFFSVVIVILTALATASICASRKMTARQVDELKWHDEFNDLSDRARICRHVLTGEITNRKCPNGFDCRVCDLHPSLAAERAVSHASITGVGPGESKIFGLNMPQDRMYHRGHAWVKCESDGMLSVGLDDFGKKILGNPDSVELPEIGTELEVNGTGWHLEKAGARIRILSPVDGKVVATGGDEDSYYLKVKPDGIADLRHLLKGCEIRPWILREIERLEAAFANEKVGSSLADGGELMNDLPREYPGINWDSVLGEMFLEP
- a CDS encoding archaemetzincin family Zn-dependent metalloprotease, translated to MGSIYCVPVGNVNKDMITMAERYLNGMFGMHVESCSPMPDPLFALDEKRKQYSSTLILRKLAERRDDRAVRYLGLTELDLYIPMLTFVYGQAQLSLPTDPVFAHGRVAVVSLARLAPEFYELPPDRDLTARRARKEIAHEIGHTLGLVHCGNRSCLMSLATEILELDMKSQDFCRDCWNKLQENLTLLGAETNHRENLES
- a CDS encoding 4Fe-4S dicluster domain-containing protein; this encodes MVIDVDLCTGCGACMVACSVENNVAPGPISSNERTGITPIRVYRANNGLPYPDTQSVFFPISCQQCEHHTPCVSVCPQKAVEVDEATGIVGQIPVRCLGCRYCMTACPYHARFFNWWDPTWPGETVKTLNPDVSPRMRGVVEKCNFCFHRLQAAREKAAVEGKSEIDPRDYVPACVEACPVGAITFGDLLDESSEAAKISQDRNSFRLLENLGTGPKVYFHSEREWVRKFGKSGLVRKDSENG